Proteins from one Impatiens glandulifera chromosome 2, dImpGla2.1, whole genome shotgun sequence genomic window:
- the LOC124927668 gene encoding protein DOWNSTREAM OF FLC-like, whose translation MTITTLIIMVIFFLIWPLNFFVVLARPLEEPLTVEGRVYCDICRAGFETPFTTRYIAGARVRIECRDRTSQEIVYSIGGTTDSTGTYKIDIDEDHEDQICEVTLVSSPRRDCAEADPGRDRTRVILTRHNGMASTRRFANAMGFLRYESLAGCRRVMSQYLELQD comes from the exons ATGACAATTACAACACTAATAATCATGGtgatattttttctaatatggCCACTGAATTTCTTTGTCGTCCTGGCCAGGCCACTTGAAGAACCGCTAACGGTGGAGGGTCGGGTTTACTGCGACATATGTCGCGCTGGCTTCGAGACTCCCTTCACAACTAGATACATCGCAg GTGCGAGAGTGAGGATAGAATGCAGAGACAGGACCAGTCAAGAAATTGTTTATAGCATCGGAGGAACAACTGATTCGACCGGGACCTACAAGATCGACATTGATGAAGATCATGAAGACCAAATATGTGAAGTGACACTTGTAAGCAGCCCGAGGAGGGATTGTGCGGAAGCAGATCCAGGGCGAGATCGAACGCGTGTGATTCTCACCCGTCACAATGGGATGGCTTCAACTAGACGTTTCGCCAATGCAATGGGATTCCTTAGATATGAGTCATTAGCCGGTTGTCGACGAGTCATGAGTCAATATCTTGAGCTTCAAGATTAA